The following coding sequences lie in one Glycine soja cultivar W05 chromosome 16, ASM419377v2, whole genome shotgun sequence genomic window:
- the LOC114390051 gene encoding uncharacterized protein LOC114390051, which translates to MHEKNYQGSMANFEDRELLMMSETDAQSYDETLHSKFQRLLSRTQSASVSIPMESYERKTSIVGHSGSLYANATPGTDNLLQHSIVVTGNKTEESKTDKFATFISTDKFDSKNEHLLISGQLGICNDPYCTTCPTYFEASQLRNPKASILSDPKFHNALYGDAKGFARKLFSFCSSFVPGVMNPHSKFIQHWNKVLATFCLVAIFVDPLFFFLLYVRQDFNCIVVNWKLTKALVIVRSMNDFIYCLNILLQFRLAFVSPESRVVGAGDLVDHPKKIALRYLKGYFLIDLFVVFPLPQVMLLSVLPNSLRGANYAKNVLRAAILVQYIPRLFRFLPMLFGQSPAGFIFESAWANFIINLLIFMLASHVVGSCWYLFALQRVNQCFRNACHTSNIPGCLTFIDCGHSHNGHNQPGLSSNQWNNHIDAIACWNSSSGGSFAYGIYANAVPLTTQTDMVIKYIYALFWGLQQISTLAGNQTPSDFVWEVLFTMAIVGLGLFLFALLIGNIQNFLQGLGRRRLEMQLRSRDVEQWMSHRRLPEYLRRRVREAERYSWTATRGVNEAVLMENFPEDLQVDIRRHLFKFVKKVRIFALMDEPILDAICTRLRQSTYIKGSRILSHGAVVDKMLFVVRGKLESIGEDGTRIPLSEGDACGEELLTWYLEHSSVSTDGRRVRLPGQRLLSNRTVRCLTNVEALSLRAANLEEVTILFTRFLRSLRVQGALRYESPYWRSLAAIRIQVAWRYRKKRLSHADSSLQDKLENHQGNMAHFEKDEVPMLSETHARLSDEVVDSNFRRLVSRTRSASISIPMASLESYEKETNLVGHTGPLRSVRKTPFVQMSGPLYATNGTGNLSRQNIVVTGTKVVESKTEKFSTFDGTNENRWDNDYDRKNEHLMRSGQLGMCNDPCCTTCPSYVKASQPRTRKTSAIFDPKFHNNLYGDAKGFGRKLYSFCSRYVLGVMNPHNKFLQRWNKILAIFCLVAIFVDPLFFFLIYVKKNEKCIAINQTMTTTLVLFRSINDLIYFFNILLQFKLAYVSPESTVVGAGDLVDHPKKIALNYLKGYFFIDLFVVLPLPQIMILFVLPKYLGLSGANYAKNLLRAAILVQYFPRLFRFLPLLIGQSPTGFIFESAWANFIINLLIFMLSGHVVGSGWYLFGLQRVNQCLRNACRDSNITGCSAFIDCGYGPDDVSGRAEVWNNNVNATACLNSSSDAFKYGIYVNAVPLTIETRVVHKYVFALFWGFQQISTLAGNQTPSYFVWEVLFTMAIIGLGLLLFALLIGNIQNFLQALGRRRLEMQLRGRDVEQWMSHRRLPEDLRRRVRHAERYSWAATRGVNEEILLENMQEDLQTDIRRHLFKFVKKVRIFALMDEPILDAICERLKQKTYIKGSKVLSQGSLVEKMVFVVRGTLESFGDDGTMVPLSEGDACGEELLTWYLEHSSVSTDGKKVRVQGQRLLSNRTVRCLTNVEAFSLRAADLEELTILFTRFLRNPHVQGALRYVSPYWRSLAANRIQVAWRYRKKRLSRANTSQSDQTLIA; encoded by the exons ATGCATGAGAAG AATTATCAAGGAAGCATGGCTAATTTTGAAGACCGTGAGCTGCTGATGATGTCAGAAACAGATGCACAATCATATGATGAAACTTTGCACTCTAAATTCCAAAGGCTTTTATCCAGGACACAAAGTGCATCAGTTTCTATTCCCATGGAGTCATATGAGAGAAAAACTAGTATTGTGGGACATAGTGGTTCACTCTATGCTAATGCTACACCAGGAACTGATAATCTCTTGCAGCATAGTATAGTTGTAACAGGAAACAAAACAGAGGAGAGCAAGACAGATAAATTTGCTACTTTCATCAGCACAGATAAATTTGATAGTAAAAATGAACATTTACTGATATCCGGACAACTGGGAATTTGTAATGATCCTTATTGTACTACTTGTCCTACTTACTTCGAGGCTTCTCAGCTAAGAAATCCAAAAGCTTCAATTCTATCTGATCCCAAG TTCCACAATGCTCTTTATGGGGATGCCAAGGGTTTCGCTAGAAAACTTTTTTCCTTCTGTTCTTCTTTTGTTCCTGGAGTTATGAACCCTCACTCTAAATTCATACAACATTGGAACAAGGTTCTCGCCACTTTTTGCTTGGTTGCAATTTTTGTGGatccattatttttcttcttactcTATGTTCGTCAG gattttAATTGCATAGTTGTCAACTGGAAATTGACAAAAGCACTTGTTATAGTTAGAAGCATGAATGACTTCATATATTGTCTTAACATTCTTCTCCAG TTTAGGTTGGCTTTTGTTTCTCCTGAGTCGAGGGTGGTTGGTGCTGGAGATTTAGTTGACCATCCAAAGAAAATTGCTCTTCGTTACCTGAAGGGTTATTTTCTTATTGACTTATTTGTTGTATTTCCTCTTCCTCAG GTAATGTTATTGTCTGTCCTACCAAATTCCTTGAGGGGAGCAAATTATGCTAAAAATGTCCTGCGTGCAGCGATCCTAGTACAATATATTCCCAGATTATTCAGGTTTCTGCCTATGCTGTTTGGCCAATCTCCTGCAGGATTCATATTTGAGTCAGCATGGgcaaatttcataataaacctTCTTATTTTTATGCTAGCTAGCCATGTTGTTGGCTCTTGCTGGTACCTCTTTGCGCTACAG AGGGTTAATCAATGTTTTCGAAATGCATGCCATACTTCTAATATACCTGGATGCCTGACATTCATTGATTGTGGACATAGCCATAATGGACACAATCAGCCTGGTCTATCATCAAACCAGTGGAACAACCATATAGATGCTATTGCGTGTTGGAATTCCTCTTCCGGTGGTTCTTTTGCTTACGGGATTTACGCCAATGCTGTACCTCTTACTACACAAACAGACATGGTCATCAAATACATATATGCTCTATTTTGGGGATTACAG CAAATCAGTACTCTGGCTGGTAACCAAACACCTAGCGATTTTGTGTGGGAAGTCCTTTTTACTATGGCCATCGTGGGATTGGgactttttctttttgcacTTCTCATTGGAAACATACAGAACTTTCTTCAAGGTCTTGGACGGAG GAGGCTAGAAATGCAACTTAGAAGCCGTGATGTTGAGCAATGGATGAGTCATCGGCGCTTACCCGAATACCTAAGAAG GAGAGTACGAGAGGCTGAACGGTATAGTTGGACCGCAACAAGGGGGGTGAATGAAGCAGTGCTCATGGAGAATTTTCCAGAAGATCTCCAAGTGGACATAAGACGCCATCTCTTCAAATTTGTTAAGAAA GTTCGGATTTTTGCTCTGATGGATGAGCCTATATTAGATGCCATTTGCACGAGATTAAGACAGTCGACATACATCAAAGGAAGTAGAATTTTGAGTCATGGTGCTGTGGTAGACAAGATGCTATTCGTGGTGCGTGGTAAATTGGAGAGCATTGGAGAAGATGGAACTAGGATTCCTTTATCTGAAGGGGATGCTTGTGGTGAAGAACTCCTAACGTGGTATCTTGAGCATTCTTCAGTGAGCACGG ATGGAAGAAGAGTAAGGCTTCCAGGACAGAGGTTGCTTAGCAACAGGACAGTAAGATGCTTAACAAATGTGGAAGCACTTTCACTCCGAGCTGCAAACCTTGAAGAAGTCACAATCCTTTTCACAAGATTCTTGCGTAGTTTGCGTGTTCAAGGAGCCTTAAG GTATGAATCACCCTATTGGAGATCCCTAGCAGCAATCCGCATTCAGGTTGCATGGAGATACAGGAAGAAACGACTAAGTCATGCTGATTCCTCTCTTCAAGAT AAATTGGAGAATCATCAAGGAAACATGGCTCATTTTGAAAAAGATGAGGTGCCAATGCTGTCAGAAACACATGCTCGACTATCTGATGAAGTTGTGGATTCTAATTTCCGGAGGCTTGTATCTAGGACACGAAGTGCTTCAATTTCTATTCCTATGGCCTCCTTGGAATCATATGAGAAAGAAACTAATCTTGTAGGACATACTGGTCCACTTCGCAGTGTGAGAAAAACCCCCTTTGTGCAGATGAGTGGTCCACTGTATGCTACCAATGGAACTGGAAATCTTTCACGACAGAATATAGTTGTGACAGGAACCAAAGTAGTGGAGAGCAAGACAGAAAAGTTTTCTACTTTTGATGGCACGAATGAAAATCGTTGGGATAATGACTATGATAGAAAGAATGAGCACTTAATGAGGTCTGGGCAACTGGGAATGTGTAATGATCCTTGTTGTACTACTTGCCCCTCTTATGTCAAGGCTTCTCAACCAAGAACCCGGAAAACTTCAGCTATATTTGATCCCAAG TTCCACAATAATCTTTATGGGGATGCCAAGGGTTTTGGAAGAAAACTTTATTCCTTCTGCTCTCGATATGTTCTTGGAGTTATGAATCCTCATAATAAATTTCTACAACGATGGAACAAGATTTTGGCCATTTTTTGCTTGGTGGCAATTTTTGTTGatccattatttttcttcttaatctATGTGAAGAAG AATGAAAAATGTATTGCTATCAATCAGACAATGACAACAACACTTGTTTTATTTAGAAGCATTAATGATTTGATATATTTCTTTAACATTCTTCTCCAG TTTAAGTTGGCTTATGTTTCTCCTGAGTCAACGGTAGTAGGTGCTGGAGATTTAGTTGACCATCCCAAGAAAATTGCTCTTAATTATCTGAAGGGTTATTTTTTCATCGACCTATTTGTTGTATTGCCTCTTCCTCAG ATAATGATATTATTTGTCCTACCAAAGTACCTGGGATTATCAGGAGCAAATTATGCTAAAAATCTTCTGCGTGCTGCCATCCTTGTGCAGTATTTTCCCAGATTATTCAGATTTCTGCCTCTGCTAATTGGCCAGTCTCCTACAGGATTCATATTTGAGTCAGCCTGGGCAAATTTCATTATAAATCTTCTCATTTTTATGCTATCTGGCCATGTTGTTGGTTCTGGCTGGTACCTCTTTGGTCTACAG AGGGTTAATCAATGCTTGCGAAATGCCTGCCGTGATTCTAATATTACTGGATGCTCAGCATTCATTGATTGTGGCTATGGCCCTGACGATGTATCTGGCCGGGCAGAAGTGTGGAACAACAATGTAAATGCCACTGCTTGTTTGAATTCAAGTTCTGATGCTTTTAAGTATGGGATCTATGTAAATGCTGTACCACTTACTATAGAAACTAGGGTGGTCCACAAATATGTATTTGCACTGTTTTGGGGATTCCAG CAAATCAGTACCCTGGCTGGTAATCAAACCCCAAGCTATTTTGTGTGGGAAGTACTTTTTACAATGGCCATCATAGGATTGGGACTCTTGCTTTTTGCACTTCTCATTGGAAATATACAGAACTTTCTGCAGGCTCTTGGACGCAG GAGGCTAGAAATGCAACTTAGAGGTCGTGATGTTGAGCAATGGATGAGCCACCGTCGCTTACCCGAAGATCTAAGAAG GAGAGTACGTCATGCTGAACGGTATAGTTGGGCAGCAACAAGAGGAGTGAATGAAGAAATACTTCTGGAGAATATGCAGGAAGATCTCCAGACAGACATAAGACGTCATCTcttcaaatttgttaaaaaa GTTCGAATCTTCGCCCTGATGGATGAGCCTATCTTAGATGCCATTTGTGAGAGACTAAAACAAAAGACATACATCAAAGGAAGTAAAGTTTTGAGTCAGGGGAGtcttgtagagaagatggtctTTGTTGTACGTGGGACATTGGAGAGCTTTGGGGATGATGGAACTATGGTTCCCTTATCTGAAGGGGATGCTTGTGGTGAAGAACTTCTGACATGGTATCTTGAGCATTCTTCTGTAAGCACAG ATGGTAAAAAAGTAAGGGTTCAAGGACAGAGGTTGCTGAGCAACAGGACAGTAAGATGCTTAACAAACGTGGAGGCATTTTCACTTCGAGCTGCAGACCTTGAGGAACTGACAATTCTTTTCACAAGATTCTTGCGGAACCCTCATGTTCAAGGAGCACTAAg GTATGTATCACCTTACTGGAGATCCCTTGCAGCAAACCGTATTCAGGTTGCATGGAGATACAGGAAGAAGCGTCTAAGTCGTGCTAATACCTCGCAATCAGATCAAACATTGATTGCATAG
- the LOC114390598 gene encoding beta-amylase 1, chloroplastic-like codes for MALNMTHQIGTLAAATVPVPNSSAGESTAAMSAATLWKPPAVSLKCKVTRTEGGAEGLSPPLSPCRSPVLRADLSAACQAFTAEVAAEEYIAGGKEKGEGKEGVPLFVMMPLDSVKTGNAVNRKKAMNAAMAALKSAGVEGVMMDVWWGLVEREKPGEYNWGGYVELIEMAKKHGLKVQAVMSFHQCGGNVGDSCTIPLPKWVVEEIDNDPDLAYTDQWGRRNYEYISLGCDTSPVLKGRTPVQCYADFMRAFRDTFKHLLGDTIVEIQVGMGPAGELRYPSYPEQNGTWNFPGIGGFQCYDKYMLSSLKAAAEAEGKPEWGSTGPTDAGHYNNWPEDTQFFRKEGGGWDGPYGEFFLTWYSQMLLDHGDRILSSATSIFDNTGVKISVKVAGIHWHYGSRSHAPELTAGYYNTRFRDGYIPIAQMLARHGAIFNFTCIEMRDHEQPQDALCAPEKLVKQVALATQKAQVPLAGENALPRYDEYAHEQIIRASQLDVDGDSGGREMCAFTYLRMNPHLFEPNNWRKFVGFVKKMKEGKSAHKCWEEVEREAEHFVHVTQPLVQEAAVLMH; via the exons ATGGCGTTGAATATGACTCACCAGATCGGGACCCTGGCTGCTGCGACGGTGCCGGTGCCGAATTCGTCCGCCGGAGAATCAACCGCGGCGATGAGTGCCGCCACGCTGTGGAAGCCGCCGGCGGTGAGTCTGAAGTGCAAGGTCACGAGGACGGAGGGCGGCGCGGAGGGGCTGTCGCCGCCGCTGAGCCCGTGCAGGTCGCCGGTGCTACGGGCGGATCTGTCGGCAGCGTGTCAGGCGTTCACGGCGGAGGTGGCGGCGGAGGAGTACATTGCCGGAGGGAAGGAGAAAGGAGAGGGGAAGGAGGGAGTGCCGCTGTTTGTGATGATGCCGTTGGACAGCGTAAAGACGGGAAACGCGGTGAACCGGAAGAAGGCGATGAACGCGGCGATGGCGGCGCTGAAGAGTGCGGGGGTGGAGGGGGTAATGATGGACGTGTGGTGGGGTTTGGTGGAGAGAGAGAAGCCTGGGGAGTATAATTGGGGAGGGTACGTTGAACTCATTGAGATGGCGAAGAAGCATGGCCTGAAGGTGCAGGCCGTTATGTCATTTCACCAATGTGGCGGTAACGTCGGAGACTCTTGCAC TATTCCTTTACCCAAATGGGTTGTGGAGGAGATTGATAATGACCCCGATCTTGCATATACTGATCAATGGGGAAGAAGAAACTATGAATATATATCACTTGGATGTGATACTTCGCCAGTGCTCAAGGGCCGAACCCCAGTTCAATGTTATGCTGATTTCATGCGTGCTTTCAGAGACACTTTCAAGCACCTCCTTGGTGACACCATTGTG GAAATTCAAGTTGGGATGGGACCGGCAGGTGAGCTGCGTTACCCTTCTTACCCAGAGCAAAATGGGACATGGAATTTCCCAGGAATTGGTGGTTTCCAATGCTATGACAAG TATATGTTGAGTAGCTTAAAAGCTGCTGCTGAAGCTGAGGGTAAGCCTGAATGGGGAAGCACAGGCCCTACTGATGCTGGACACTATAACAACTGGCCAGAAGACACTCAATTTTTCCGCAAAGAAGGTGGAGGCTGGGATGGTCCATATGGTGAGTTTTTCCTCACCTGGTACTCTCAGATGCTGTTGGACCACGGTGACAGGATTCTCTCATCAGCCACGTCAATCTTTGACAACACTGGAGTGAAGATCTCAGTGAAGGTTGCTGGCATTCACTGGCACTATGGCTCAAGGTCTCACGCCCCAGAACTCACAGCAGGGTATTACAACACCCGGTTCCGTGATGGCTACATCCCCATTGCTCAAATGTTGGCACGCCACGGTGCCATCTTCAACTTCACCTGTATTGAGATGCGCGATCACGAGCAGCCACAAGATGCCCTTTGTGCACCCGAGAAGCTTGTGAAGCAAGTGGCTCTGGCAACGCAGAAGGCACAGGTTCCACTTGCTGGTGAAAATGCGCTGCCACGGTACGATGAGTATGCTCATGAGCAGATCATAAGGGCATCACAGTTGGATGTTGATGGTGACTCTGGTGGAAGAGAGATGTGTGCATTCACTTACCTGAGAATGAACCCGCATTTGTTTGAACCAAATAACTGGAGGAAGTTTGTGGGGTTTGTGAAGAAGATGAAAGAAGGGAAGAGTGCACACAAGTGTTGGGAAGAGGTGGAGAGGGAAGCTGAGCATTTTGTGCATGTTACACAGCCTCTTGTGCAAGAAGCTGCAGTGCTGATGCACTGA